The sequence below is a genomic window from Mycobacterium sp. ITM-2016-00316.
CGCGCCTCCGGCACCATGGCCTGCACCCGCGCGGCGGCCTGGTCGATCGACTTGACCCGGTTGTGGATGTAGAACGCCTGCCCGTCGCGCAGCAACTCGCGGCGCAGTGCCGCGGCGACCTGCTTGTCGTCGTGCGGACCGACGTAGGTGAGCACCGGGAATCGTTCCTCGGGCGGGGTGAGGATGGTCGACATCTCGCGGATGCCGGCCAGGCTCATCTCCAGAGTCCGCGGGATCGGGGTGGCGCTCATGGTCAGGACGTCGACGTGGGTGCGCAGGCTCTTGATGTGTTCCTTGTGCTCGACGCCGAAACGCTGCTCCTCGTCCACGATCACCAGGCCGAGGTCCTTCCAGCGCACCGCGGTCTGCAGCAGCCGGTGCGTGCCGATGACGATGTCCACCGAACCGTCGGCCATACCGTCCAGCGTGGCCTTCGAGTCGGCCGTATCGGTGAAGCGGGACAAGCCCTTCACGGTGACCGGGAAGCCCGCGGTGCGGGCGGTGAACGTCTGCAGATGCTGGTCGGCCAGCAGCGTGGTCGGCACCAGCACCGCTACCTGCTTACCGTCCTGCACGGCCTTGAACGCCGCGCGGACCGCGATCTCGGTCTTGCCGTAGCCGACGTCACCGCAGATCACCCGGTCCATCGGGACGGCCTTCTCCATGTCGGCCTTGACCTCGGTGATGGCGGTCAACTGGTCGATGGTCTCGGTGAAGCCGAACGCGTCCTCCATCTCGGCCTGCCACGGGGTGTCCGGCCCGAACGCGTGGCCGGGGGCCGCTTGGCGTTTGGCGTACAGCGCCACCAGCTCACCGGCGATCTCCCGAACCGCCTTGCGCGCCTTGGTTTTCGTATTGGTCCAGTCACTGCCGCCGAGCCGGCTCAGGGTGGGTGCCTGACCGCCGACATAGCGGGACAGCTGGTCCAGCGAATCCATCGGCACGTACAGCTTGTCGGTACCACCGCCCCGCTTCGACGACGCGTATTCGAGAACCAGGTATTCGCGCCGCGCTCCGCCGATCACCCGTTCGGTCATCTCGACGAACTTGCCGATGCCGTGCTGGTCGTGCACCACCAGGTCGCCGGCCGTCAGCGCCAGCGGGTCGACGACGTTACGACGTTTGGCGGCAAGCCTTTTCCCGTCGGTGGCGGCGACTCTGTTACCGGTGAGGTCGGTCTCGGTGATGATGACGAGATTGGCCCCCGGGATCACCAGGCCGTCGTGCAGTGGGCCCTTGAGCACGCCGACCACACCGGCGGCGGGCTGCGCGCCGGGCTCCAGCAGCGCTGCCGGCGTATCGGATTCGCCGAGCTGCTCGACCACCCGGTGTGCAGTGCCGGTGCCCGGTGTCACCACGGTGGCGAACCCGCCCGTGGCGACGTGCGCGCGCAGCATCGCGAAGATCTCCTCGACGATGTTCTGGCTACGCGCCGACGGGGCGGGCCGGACATCGAGTTCGACCGCCGACCCGTCGTTGAGCTGGCTCAGCGTCCACCAGCGCCCCGCCGCGGCCCGCACCTCGTCGAGGTCCCGGAAACCGGACCCCCCGAGGGATTCGATATCGACGGGGGCGGCCCCGCCGATCGCGGCGACCGACCAGGACGCCTCCAGGAATTCGCGGCCGGTGCGGATCAGGTCGGCGGCGCGCGAGCGCACCTTCTCCGGGTCGCACACCAGCACCGGTGTGCCCTCGGGCAGGTGGCTGGTGAGCAGGGTCAGCGCGTCGGGTTGCAGCACCGGCAGCAGCGCCTCCATCCCGTCGACCGGGATGCCCTCGGCGAGCTTGGCCAGCATGTCGCCGACACCGCCGGCGACGGTGTTGTCGGTTTGCGGGCCGGCGTCGACAAGCTGCCCGGCGCGTTCCTTGACCGCATCGCTGAGCAGGATCTCCCGGCACGGGACGGCAATCAGGTGATCGATCTCGATCTCGGTGATGGACCGCTGATCGGCCACCGAGAACATCCGCATCTCGGAGACCTCGTCACCCCAGAACTCCACGCGTACCGGATGTTCGGCGGTCGGCGCGAAGATGTCGAGGATGCCGCCGCGGACCGCGAACTCGCCACGCTTGGCCACCATGTCCACCCGGGTGTAGGCCAGCTCCACCAGCCGGGCGATGGTGGCGTCGAAATCGGAGTCGGCACCGACCGTGAGCGTCACCGGCTCGATGTCGCCGAGATCGACCACCATCGGCTGCAGCAGTGAGCGGGTGGTGGTGACGACGACCCGCAACGGCGGGCCCAGGTGCTCGTCCTCGGGATGCGCGAGCCTGCGCAGCAGCATCATCCGGGCCCCGACCGTCTCCACGCCGGGTGAGAGCCGCTCATGCGGGAGCGTCTCCCAGGACGGGAACAGCGCAACGGCGTCGCCGAAGACGGCCTGCAGTTCGGCGGTCAGGTCGTCGGCCTCGCGGCCGGTGGCGGTCACCACCAGCAGCGGGCCGGTGCGGGCCAGCGCGGCCGCGGCGAACAGCCGGACACTGGCGGGGCCGACCATCGCCAACGAGTCCGGGCGGGTCTGCGCGCGGGCGATCAGATCGGTGAAGGTGGGCGAGCTGAGCGCCAGGTCGACGAGCCCCGCGATCGAGTTTTGGACATGCGTGTGCCCCGGTGCGGTCATGATGGGTCCATCCTAGGCGGCGCCCGGCAGTGACGAATCTCGCGCCGGGGGCACGCTAATCCTCGAGCTTGGGATCCGGCTCCAGGTGCGTCAGCCCGTTCCAGCACAGGTTGACCACGTGCGCGGCCACCACTTCCTTGGGCGGCTCACGGACATCGAGCCACCACTGCGCGGTCATCGAGACCGATCCGACCAGCGCCTGGGCGTACAGCGGGGCCAGGTCGGGGTCCAGTCCACGCCGGGAGAAGTCACCGGCCAGGATGGAGGCCACCTGGTTGACCGCGTCATTGAGCAGCGTCGCGTAGGTGCCCTCGGTGATGGCCGCCGGGGAGTCACGGATGAGGATGCGGAACCCGTCGGTGTGTTCCTCGACGTAGGTCAGCAGCGCCAGCGCCACCAGTTCGACGCGCACCCGGGAGCGGTTGTTGGTCAGCGAGGCGGTGATCCTGTCCAGCAGGGTGGACATCTCCCGGTCGACGACGACGGCGTAGAGGCCTTCCTTGCCGCCGAAATGCTCGTAGACGACGGGTTTCGACACGTTCGCGCGCTGCGCGATCTCCTCGACGGAGGTGCCGTCGTAGCCGCGCTCGGCGAACAGCGACCTGGCGATCTCGATGAGCTGTTGACGACGTTCGCTGCCGGTCATCCGGGCGCGAGGCGCACGAGTCTCTTTATCAGGTGCGGCCACGAGCTCAGCCTAATCCCCCGGTCGCTTCGCTCCTGCCCGCCGTCTCATCCCCCGGTCGCTTCGCTCCTGGCCGCCGGGCCCAACGCCTTCGACTAGAGTCTCGGGTTGATCAGTCCGTCGTGGTGTAATCGGCAGCACCTCTGATTTTGGTTCAGATAGTTCAGGTTCGAGTCCTGGCGACGGAGCATCGAGCGAGGCTTGCCGAGCGAGCAGGCAGCACAGATTGCCGAGCGACCATCGGAGGATCCTTGACAACCACCGAAACCGCCGTGATCGTGCTGGCCGCCGGCGCGGGCACCCGGATGCGCTCGGCCACCCCCAAGGTGCTGCACCCCGTGGGCGGGCGCAGCATGCTGGCCCACGTGCTGCATGCACTCACCACACTGACGCCCAGCCACATCGTCGTCGTGGTCGGGCACGGGCGCGACCAGGTGAACGACGAGGTGACCAAAGTCGCCGCCCGCACCGACAGCCGGATCAGCACCGTGGTGCAGGAGGAACAACTCGGCACCGGGCATGCGGTGAGCGTCGGACTCACCGGTCTGCCCGATGACTTCGCCGGCACCGTCGTCATCACCACCGCCGATGTGCCGTTGCTCGGCGGCGCCACGCTGGCCACCCTGGCCGCCGCGCATGCCGGTGCCCAGGCGACCATCCTGACCACCACGCTGGACGACCCGACCGGGTACGGCCGCATCATCCGCGATGCCGATGGCGCGGTGGCGGCCATTGTCGAACAGGCCGACGCCGATGACGCCCAGCGCGCCATCGACGAGATCAACTCCGGGGTGTACGCGTTCGACGCCGCCGCCCTGCGCACGGCGCTGACCCGGCTGAGCACCGACAACGCCCAGGGCGAGCTGTACATCACCGATGCGGTGGCCATCCTGCGCGCCGAGGGGCACACCGTGCGCGCCCAGCATGTCGCCGACACCATCGAGGTGTCCGGGGTCAACGACCGCGTGCAGCTCGCCGCGCTGGGCACCGAGCTGAACCGCCGCACCATCGAACGCCACCAGCGGGCCGGGGTGACGATCATCGACCCGGCCACCACTTGGATCGACGTGGACGTGGAGATCGGGCCCGACACCGTCGTGCATCCGGGCACCCAGCTGCTAGGCGCCACCGCGATCGGCACCGACTGCACCATCGGGCCGGACAGCACACTGACCTCCATGGAGGTCGGTGACGGCGCGACGGTCGTCCGCACCCACGGCGAGCTTTCGGTCATCGGCGCGGGCGCCACCGTCGGACCGTTCACGTACCTGCGCCCAGGTACCGAGCTGGGCGCGGACGGCAAGCTCGGCGCGTTCGTCGAGACCAAGAATTCCACCATCGGCACCGGCACCAAGGTGCCGCACCTGACCTATGTCGGGGACGCCGACATCGGCGAGCACAGCAATATCGGCGCCTCCAGCGTCTTCGTCAACTACGACGGTGAGACCAAGCGGCGCACCACGATCGGCTCCCATGTCCGGACCGGTTCGGACACCATGTTCGTGGCGCCGGTGACCGTCGGGGACGGCGCCTACACCGGGGCGGGCACCGTGCTTCGCGACGATGTTCCGCCCGGTGCGCTGGCCGTCTCGGACAACACTCAGCGCACCATCGAGGGGTGGGTGCTGCGCAAACGCCCAGCAAGTGCCTCCGCCGACGCCGCACGCAAGGCCGGGGCCCCCGAACCCGACGCCTGATGTTGGCATTCTGGTAACCCGGCCACGACCGGCCAGGAAAGCTACGTACGATTGGCGCGTAATCGACCCGACTGGCGAAGGCACCTAAATGAGCCACGACTGGACCGACAACCGTAAGAACCTGATGCTCTTCTCGGGTCGGGCCCACCCCGAGCTGGCCGAGCAGGTGGCCAAGGAGCTCGACGTCCCGGTGACCGCGCAGACCGCGCGCGACTTCGCCAACGGCGAGATCTTCGTCCGGTTCGACGAATCGGTGCGTGGCTGCGACGCCTTCGTGCTGCAGAGCCATCCCGCGCCGCTGAACCAGTGGCTGATGGAACAACTGCTCATGATCGACGCGCTCAAGCGCGGCAGCGCCAAGCGGATCACCGCGATCCTGCCGTTCTACCCGTACGCCCGTCAGGACAAGAAGCACCGCGGCCGTGAGCCGATCTCGGCCCGCCTGGTCGCCGACCTGTACCAGACCGCCGGCGCCGACCGCATCATCACCGTCGACCTGCACACCGACCAGATCCAGGGCTTCTTCGACGGCCCCGTGGACCATATGCGCGCCCAGAAGCTGCTCACCGGCTACATCGCCGAGAACTACGCCGACGCCGACAAGGTCGTCGTCTCCCCCGACTCCGGCCGGGTGCGCGTCGCCGAGAAGTGGGCCGACGCCCTCGGCGGTGTCCCGCTGGCCTTCATCCACAAGACCCGTGATCCGCTGGTGCCCAACCAGGTCAAGTCCAACCGGGTCGTCGGCGAGGTCAAGGGCAAGACCTGCATCCTGACCGACGACATGATCGACACCGGCGGCACCATCGCCGGCGCGGTCAACCTGCTGCGCCAGGACGGGGCGAAGGACGTGATCATCGCCGCGACGCACGGCGTGCTGTCCGACCCGGCCGCGCAGCGCCTGGCCGACTGCGGCGCCCGCGAGGTCATCGTCACCAACACCCTGCCGATCAACGAGGAGAAGCGGTTCCCGCAGCTCACCGTGCTCTCGATCGCGCCGCTGCTGGCCAACACCATCCGGGCGGTGTTCGACAACGGTTCGGTCACCGGACTGTTCGACGGATCCGCCTAGCGTGTCGCGAATCCTGCACAACCCGAAGTGCTCGACCTCACGCAAGACCCTGGAACTGTTGCGCGAGACCGGTATCGAACCCGAGATCGTGCTGTACCTGAAGACCCCGCCCACCAGGGCCGAGCTGGCCACGATGATCGCCGACGCCGGGATCGACGTGCGTGCGGCCGTCCGCAAACGTGAATCCCTCTACGGTGAGCTGGGTTTGGCCGACGCTTCCGATGAGGAGCTGCTCGATGCCATGGCCCGGCATCCGATCCTGATCGAGCGCCCGTTCGTCGTCACCGACAAGGGCACCCGGCTGGCACGTCCGATCGATAAGGTCCGCGAGATCTTGTGAGAGCTGCACTTGCGGTGGTGGCGGCTGCGGCGGCGCTGCTCACCGGCTGCGGCGCGGCCACCCCGGACTACCAGTCGCTGCTGGCGACCACCCCGAGCCGGCCCACACCCACCACCTCCGAGGAAACGGTCCCGCTCTCGGCGTACCTGGAGAGCGTCGGGGTCAAGGGAGAACCGGTTGCCCCGGAGAAACTCACCGATCTGGCGGTGACGGTGCCGCGCCCGAAGGGCTGGCAGGACTACACCAACACCAATCTGGCGCCCGGCACCCGGGTGATCGCCGACGGCGAAACCTATCCGACGGCCATGCTGATGGTGTTCACCCTGGACGGCGATTTCGACACCGCCGAGGCGCTCAAGCATGCCGACGTCGACGCGGAGATATCGGAGAACTTCAAGAAGCTCAACGGTTCTCGCGACGACTTCAAGGGGTTCCCGTCCTCGATGATCGAGGGCACCTATGACGTGGGCGGGCAACGCATGCAGGCCTACAACCGCATCGTGTTCGCCACCGGGAAGATGCCCGCCAAACCCGCCCCGGGCCAGCTGGAACCCAAGGCGCAGAAATACCTGGTGCAGCTGACCATCACCAGCTTCGCCGACGACGCCGAGTCCAAGGGCGCGGCGATCGAGCAGATCATCTCCGGGTTCGACGTCTCGGCCAAGTAGCTACCCTGGCCACCATGAGTTCATGGACCGCCGCAGACCTGCCCTCGTTCGCCGGCCGCCGCGTCATCGTCACCGGTGCCAACAGCGGGCTCGGGCTGATCACCGCCCGCGAACTGGCCCGGGTCGGGGCCTCGGTGGTGCTCGCCGTCCGCAATACCGCCAAGGGCGATGACGCCGCCGCCACGATGACCGGTGACGTCACGGTCCGTGTGCTCGATCTGCAGGACCTGGCCTCGGTGCGCGCCTTCGCCGATCAGACCGAGGCGGTGGACGTCCTGGTCAACAACGCCGGCATCATGGCCGTGCCGTACGCGCAGACCGCCGACGGTTTCGAGAGCCAGATCGGCACCAACCACCTCGGTCATTTCGCGCTGACCAACCTGCTGCTGCCCAAGATCACCGACAGGGTGGTCACGGTGTCCTCGATGATGCATCTGCTCGGCGTGATCAGCCTCAAGGACCTGAACTGGCGCTCGCGCCCGTACTCGGCATGGCTGGCCTACGGGCAGTCCAAACTGGCCAACCTGCTGTTCACCAGCGAGCTGCAACGCAAGCTGACCGCCGCCGGATCGCCGGTGCTCGCCATTGCCGCGCACCCCGGATATTCGGCGACCAACCTGCAGGGCCAGACCGGCAACGCCACCGGCGACAAGTTCTGGAAGGCCGCCAACCGGATCGCCACCGACGCCGACTTCGGGGCCCGGCAGACGTTGTACGCGGCGGCCGCCGACATC
It includes:
- the mfd gene encoding transcription-repair coupling factor; translated protein: MTAPGHTHVQNSIAGLVDLALSSPTFTDLIARAQTRPDSLAMVGPASVRLFAAAALARTGPLLVVTATGREADDLTAELQAVFGDAVALFPSWETLPHERLSPGVETVGARMMLLRRLAHPEDEHLGPPLRVVVTTTRSLLQPMVVDLGDIEPVTLTVGADSDFDATIARLVELAYTRVDMVAKRGEFAVRGGILDIFAPTAEHPVRVEFWGDEVSEMRMFSVADQRSITEIEIDHLIAVPCREILLSDAVKERAGQLVDAGPQTDNTVAGGVGDMLAKLAEGIPVDGMEALLPVLQPDALTLLTSHLPEGTPVLVCDPEKVRSRAADLIRTGREFLEASWSVAAIGGAAPVDIESLGGSGFRDLDEVRAAAGRWWTLSQLNDGSAVELDVRPAPSARSQNIVEEIFAMLRAHVATGGFATVVTPGTGTAHRVVEQLGESDTPAALLEPGAQPAAGVVGVLKGPLHDGLVIPGANLVIITETDLTGNRVAATDGKRLAAKRRNVVDPLALTAGDLVVHDQHGIGKFVEMTERVIGGARREYLVLEYASSKRGGGTDKLYVPMDSLDQLSRYVGGQAPTLSRLGGSDWTNTKTKARKAVREIAGELVALYAKRQAAPGHAFGPDTPWQAEMEDAFGFTETIDQLTAITEVKADMEKAVPMDRVICGDVGYGKTEIAVRAAFKAVQDGKQVAVLVPTTLLADQHLQTFTARTAGFPVTVKGLSRFTDTADSKATLDGMADGSVDIVIGTHRLLQTAVRWKDLGLVIVDEEQRFGVEHKEHIKSLRTHVDVLTMSATPIPRTLEMSLAGIREMSTILTPPEERFPVLTYVGPHDDKQVAAALRRELLRDGQAFYIHNRVKSIDQAAARVQAMVPEARVVVAHGQMAEENLEKTVEGFWNRDYDILVCTTIVETGLDISNANTLIVERADTFGLSQLHQLRGRVGRSRERGYAYFLYPPEVPLNETAHDRLATIAQNNELGAGMAVAMKDLEIRGAGNVLGIEQSGHVAGVGFDLYVRLVGEAVEAYRAAVDGKTVSTVEEPKDVRIDLPVDAHFPPDYIGSDRLRLEAYRRLAAASDGAGVDRVIEELVDRYGPLPEPAQRLIAVARLRLLCREYGVTEVATISDATIKVAPLTLLDSGQMRLKRVYPGSAYRATTSTVQIPIPRAGTGVGAPRIRDLELLQAVAGLLLALDGRPAGEVDITAMGDGAAIPPGGAQ
- a CDS encoding TetR/AcrR family transcriptional regulator, encoding MTGSERRQQLIEIARSLFAERGYDGTSVEEIAQRANVSKPVVYEHFGGKEGLYAVVVDREMSTLLDRITASLTNNRSRVRVELVALALLTYVEEHTDGFRILIRDSPAAITEGTYATLLNDAVNQVASILAGDFSRRGLDPDLAPLYAQALVGSVSMTAQWWLDVREPPKEVVAAHVVNLCWNGLTHLEPDPKLED
- the glmU gene encoding bifunctional UDP-N-acetylglucosamine diphosphorylase/glucosamine-1-phosphate N-acetyltransferase GlmU, translated to MRSATPKVLHPVGGRSMLAHVLHALTTLTPSHIVVVVGHGRDQVNDEVTKVAARTDSRISTVVQEEQLGTGHAVSVGLTGLPDDFAGTVVITTADVPLLGGATLATLAAAHAGAQATILTTTLDDPTGYGRIIRDADGAVAAIVEQADADDAQRAIDEINSGVYAFDAAALRTALTRLSTDNAQGELYITDAVAILRAEGHTVRAQHVADTIEVSGVNDRVQLAALGTELNRRTIERHQRAGVTIIDPATTWIDVDVEIGPDTVVHPGTQLLGATAIGTDCTIGPDSTLTSMEVGDGATVVRTHGELSVIGAGATVGPFTYLRPGTELGADGKLGAFVETKNSTIGTGTKVPHLTYVGDADIGEHSNIGASSVFVNYDGETKRRTTIGSHVRTGSDTMFVAPVTVGDGAYTGAGTVLRDDVPPGALAVSDNTQRTIEGWVLRKRPASASADAARKAGAPEPDA
- a CDS encoding ribose-phosphate diphosphokinase, which encodes MSHDWTDNRKNLMLFSGRAHPELAEQVAKELDVPVTAQTARDFANGEIFVRFDESVRGCDAFVLQSHPAPLNQWLMEQLLMIDALKRGSAKRITAILPFYPYARQDKKHRGREPISARLVADLYQTAGADRIITVDLHTDQIQGFFDGPVDHMRAQKLLTGYIAENYADADKVVVSPDSGRVRVAEKWADALGGVPLAFIHKTRDPLVPNQVKSNRVVGEVKGKTCILTDDMIDTGGTIAGAVNLLRQDGAKDVIIAATHGVLSDPAAQRLADCGAREVIVTNTLPINEEKRFPQLTVLSIAPLLANTIRAVFDNGSVTGLFDGSA
- the arsC gene encoding arsenate reductase (glutaredoxin) (This arsenate reductase requires both glutathione and glutaredoxin to convert arsenate to arsenite, after which the efflux transporter formed by ArsA and ArsB can extrude the arsenite from the cell, providing resistance.) produces the protein MSRILHNPKCSTSRKTLELLRETGIEPEIVLYLKTPPTRAELATMIADAGIDVRAAVRKRESLYGELGLADASDEELLDAMARHPILIERPFVVTDKGTRLARPIDKVREIL
- a CDS encoding LpqN/LpqT family lipoprotein, with the protein product MRAALAVVAAAAALLTGCGAATPDYQSLLATTPSRPTPTTSEETVPLSAYLESVGVKGEPVAPEKLTDLAVTVPRPKGWQDYTNTNLAPGTRVIADGETYPTAMLMVFTLDGDFDTAEALKHADVDAEISENFKKLNGSRDDFKGFPSSMIEGTYDVGGQRMQAYNRIVFATGKMPAKPAPGQLEPKAQKYLVQLTITSFADDAESKGAAIEQIISGFDVSAK
- a CDS encoding oxidoreductase codes for the protein MSSWTAADLPSFAGRRVIVTGANSGLGLITARELARVGASVVLAVRNTAKGDDAAATMTGDVTVRVLDLQDLASVRAFADQTEAVDVLVNNAGIMAVPYAQTADGFESQIGTNHLGHFALTNLLLPKITDRVVTVSSMMHLLGVISLKDLNWRSRPYSAWLAYGQSKLANLLFTSELQRKLTAAGSPVLAIAAHPGYSATNLQGQTGNATGDKFWKAANRIATDADFGARQTLYAAAADIPGDSFIGPRFGMGGPTGLSPRSPLARNPRTAAALWALSAQLTGTEFQI